The genomic region GCTGCGCGCCGAGCAGGAAGCCGCCGAGGAGGCGGATGAACCGGCCGACGACGATATCGAGCGGTTCGAGGACGACGGCGGCATGGACCCCGACGTCGCCGAGGAGCTTGAGGGCGAGAACGAGGGCGCGCGCCCGCGCCGCTCGTCCGTCAACGACGATCAGGTGGAGGCGCTGCGCCAGCGCCGCATGAACCTCAGGCGCCGCTACAAGATCCAGGACGTGATCCGCCGCCGGCAGGTGCTGCTGGTGCAGGTCGTCAAGGAGGAGCGCGGCAACAAGGGCGCGGCGCTGACCACTTATCTCAGCCTCGCCGGCCGCTATTGCGTGCTGATGCCCAACACGTCGCATGGCGGCGGCATCTCGCGGAAGATCAGCAACGCGGGGGACCGCAAGCGGCTGAAGACGATCATGGCGGAGCTGAAGCTGCCGCCGTCGATGGGCTGCATCGTGCGCACCGCCGGTCTCCAGCGCACCAAGACCGAGATCAAGCGCGACTTCGATTATCTCGCCCGGCTGTGGGACGGGATTCGCGAGCAGACGCTCGCCTCCTCCGCGCCGGCGCTGATCTATGGCGACAGCGACCTCATCAAGCGCGCGATCCGCGATATCTACAACAAGGATATCGACGAGGTGATCGTCGAGGGCGACGAGGGCTATCGTCAGGCCAAGGACTTCATGAAGCTGCTGATGCCCAGCCACGCCAAGCGCGTGAAGCATTACAGCGACCCGATCCCGCTGTTCCAGCGCAGCCATGTCGAGGACCAGCTCGCCGCGATGTATCATCCGGTGGTGCAGCTCAAGTCGGGCGGCTATCTGGTCATCAACCCGACCGAGGCGCTCGTCTCGATCGACATCAACTCGGGCCGCTCGACGCGCGAGCATAATATAGAGCAGACCGCCACCGCGACCAACCTGGAAGCCGCGCACGAGATCGCCCGCCAGCTCCGCCTGCGCGACATGGCTGGCCTCGTCGTGATCGACTTCATCGACATGGACAACAATTCCAATGTCCGGAAGGTCGAGAAGGCGATGAAGGAGGCGCTGAAGAACGATCGCGCCCGCATCCAGGTCGGCCGCATCTCCTCCTTCGGGCTGATGGAGATGAGCCGCCAGCGGCTGCGCACCGGCGTGCTGGAGGCGTCAACCCGCGCCTGCCCGCATTGCGAGGGTACCGGCCTCGTCCGCACCGCCTCGTCGGCGGGCCTCTCGGCGCTCCGGCTGATCGAGGACGAGGCGGCGCGCGGGCGCGGCTCGATCCTCACGCTGCGCGCCAGCCAGGAGGCGGCCTTCTACGTTCTCAACCGCAAGCGCGCCGACATCGCCGAGATCGAGGATCGCTACGGCGTGCGCGTCGAAATCCTGCCGGACGGCGAGCAGGAAGGCGCGCGCATGTCGGTCGAGGCGGCGGGGCCGCCGCCGGCCTATGCGCCGAAGTTCGACGCCCCGGTGGAGGAGATCGAGGACGATATCCCCGAGGATATCGAGGACGAGATCGACGAGGAGGAAGAAGAAGCCGAGGAGCATCGCGACGACCGTCCGCGCGACGACGGCGAGCGCGAGGGCAATGGCCGCCGCCGCCGCCGTCGTCGCGGGCGGCGCGGTCGCGGCCGCCCCGAGGGCGAGGGCGTCGAGGGCGCGGCCCATGATGAGGACGAGGGCGAGGCGGAAGCCGCCGAGCAGCCCGAGGCTGTCGAAGCGGCGGACGAAGGCGAAGGCGGACGCCGCCGCAGCCGTCGCGGCCGCCGTGGTCGTGGCCGCAGCCGCGAGGAAACCGGCGTGACGGCCGAGGAAGCGACCCAGGAAGCCCCGGTGGCCGAGGCCCCCGCGGCGCCGGAGCCGATCGAGGCTGAGGCCGAAGCCGAGGTCGCGCCCAAGACGCGCCGCCGTCCGCGCGCCCGCGCCGCCAAGGCCGAGACGCCGGCGATCGAGGCCCCGGCCCCGGTCGAGGCGGCTGAAGAAGCCGCGCCGAAGCCGAAGCGCGGCCGCCGCAAGAAGGCGGAGGTGGAGGCTGAAGCCGCCGCCGCGCCGGCCGAGCCTGCTCCCGTCGCCGAAGCGGCCGAAGCGCCGGCCAAGCCGAAGCGCACCCGCCGCAAGAAGGTCGAGGCCATCGCCGAGACCGCGGCGACGGGGGAAGCGTCCGACGCCAACACCGACGCCGAGGACGAAGCGCCGGAAGCCGCGAACGACGCTCCCGGCGGGCCGCGCCGCGGCTGGTGGCAACGGACGTTCGGCGCCTGATCGTGATCGGCCGGGTTTCAGCGAGGGTTCATCGCCACCGTCGCAGAAACCCGGCCGTCACCGCCCGCATGCGGGCCAAGCGCAGGGAAGCAGCAACCTGATGAAGCGGACGCTGGCCGCCTTCGCCACCGCGATCCTGATCTGGACGCAACCCGCCCACGCCCAGTCGCTGTTGCGCGATGCGGAAACGGAGTCGCTGTTCCACGACATGTCCGCGCCGCTGGTGAAGGCCGCCGGGCTCAATCCGCGCGACGTGCAGTTCGCGCTGGTCAACGACGATTCGATCAACGCCTTCGTGATCGGCGGGCAGACCGTCTATATCCACAGCGGGCTGATCCAGGCGGCCGACAACGCCAACCAGGTGCAGGGCGTGATCGCGCACGAGCTTGGCCACATCGCCGACGGGCATATCGTCAACGCCGGCGCGGGCACCAGGCCGGCGATGGCGATCTACCTGCTCTCGATGGTGCTGGGCATCGCGGCGGCGGCGGCCGGCGCGGGCGAGGCCGGGATGGGCGTGATGGCCGCCGGGCAGCAGGCCGCGCTAGGCAAGTTCCTCGCCTTCACCCGCACGCAGGAATCGACGGCGGACGCCAGCGCGGTGAAATATCTCAACGCCGCCGGCATCACCGGCAAGGGCATGCTGTCGTTCTTCAAGACGTTGCAGCAGCAGGAATATCGCTACGGGCTGAACAATATCGACCCATTCATGCAGACCCACCCGCTTTCCGGCGAGCGCATCCAGACGATGACGGCGGACATCACCGCCTCTCCCGCCTACAACAAGCCGCCCGATCCGGCGTTGCAGGAGCGGTTCCTGCGCGTGAAGGCGAAGCTGATCGGCTATGTGAACCCGCCGCAGCGCACGCTGGCCGCCTATCCGGAGAGCGACAAGTCGATCTATGCGCATTATGCGCGCGCCTATGCCTATCACAAGGCCGGCTATCCCGACAAAGCCGACGCGGAGGCTGAGGCGCTGGTGAAGGCCGCGCCCCACGATCCCTATTTCCTTGAGGTGAAGGGCCAGATCCTGCTGGAGGCGGGCAAGCCGGCCGACGCGCTGGCCCCGTTGCGCGAGGCGACCGACCTTTCCCGCAATAACCCGCTGATCGCCACCACCTTCGGCCACGCGCTGATCGCCACCGAGGACAAGGCCAACCTGCCCGAGGCGATCAAGGTGCTGCGCGGCGCGGTGGCGCGCGACGACGAGAATCCCTTCGCCTGGTATCAGCTCGGCACCGCCTACGAGCAGAGCGGCGACGAGGCGCGCGCCGCGCTCGCCACGGCGGAAACCGCCAGCATGAACGGCGACATGCGCACCGCCGCCTATAGCGCCCGCGTCGCGATGGCCGGCGTCCCGAAGAACACGCCGGACTGGATTCGCGCGCAGGATATCGCGATGACGGCGCAGAACGAGATGAACGACAACCCGAAGAAGTATAAGCGCAAATGAATCGAACATTGGTGGTGGCGCTGGTGGTGATCGGCGCCGCATTCGGCGCGGTGGGCACCTGGCTGGCCGAGCGCGTGGCCCCCGGCGAGCTTTCCGGCGCGGATCGCGCGCGGATCGAGCATACCGTCCGCGACTATATCCTCGCCAACCCGGACATCATCCCGGAGGCGATGCAGCGGCTCAACGACCGCGAGAACGCCAGGGTGATCGCCACGATGCGCTCGGCGATCGAGACGCCCTATGGCAACGCCTATATGGGCAACCCCAATGGCGATGTGACCCTGGTCGAATATTACGACTATAATTGCGGCTACTGCCGCGCATCGCTGCCGACGCTCGACAAACTGGTGCAGGCCGATCCGAAGCTGCGCATCGTGTTCCGCGAGATGCCGGTGCTGGCGGAGAGCAGCCTCGCCGCCGCGCGCGCCGCGCTGACCGCCGCGTCGCAGGGCAAGTTCAAGCCGTTCCACGACGCGCTCTACGCCGCCGGGCCGGTGAGCGAGCAGACGATCGCCGCCGCCGCACGCGCGACCGGCGTCGATCTTTCCAAAACCCCGTCCGACGCCGACGACGAGATCCGCAACAACCTCGCCACCACCGCCAAACTGGGGATGCGCGGCACGCCGAGCTGGGTGGTCGGCGATCGCGTATTGTCCGGCGCGCTGCCGCTCGACAAGCTGCAAGAGGCGATCGCCGCCGCGCGGGCGGCGCGCTCATGAGCGAGGACGCGATCCTCCGCGTGGAGGGCGTCGCCAAGACCTATGCCGGCGGCGTCACCGCGCTGGAGCCGGTGGACCTCGCGATCCGCAGGGGCGAGATATTCGCGCTGCTCGGCCCGAACGGCGCGGGCAAGACGACGCTCATCAGCATCGTCTGCGGCATCGTCACCCCCTCCGCCGGCACGATCACCGTCGCGGGGCATGACGCGATCCGCGACTACAAGGCCGCGCGCCGCGCGATCGGGCTGGTGCCGCAGGAGCTTTCGACCGATTCGTTCGAGAGCGTGCTCGCCACCGTCACCTTCTCGCGCCGGCTGTTCGGGCTTGGCCCCAACCCCGGCTATATCGAGCAGATCCTGCGCGACCTTTCGCTGTGGGACAAGCGCAAGGCGCGGATCATGGAGCTGTCCGGCGGGATGAAGCGCCGCGTGCTGATCGCCAAGGCGCTGGCGCACGAGCCGCAGATATTGTTCCTCGACGAGCCGACCGCCGGGGTGGACGTGGCCCTGCGCCGCGACATGTGGAAACTGGTCCACCGCCTGCGCGAAAACGGCGCGACGATCATCCTCACCACCCATTATATCGAGGAGGCGGAGGAGATGGCCGATCGGGTGGGCGTGATAAATCGCGGCCGGCTGCTGCTGGTCGAGGAGAAGGACGCGTTGATGAAGAAGCTCGGCCGCCGCGAGCTGGCGCTGGCGCTGGCCGAGCCGCTCGGCGCGCTGCCCGCCGGGCTGGAGCAATGGCATCTCGCGCTGGAGGACGAGGGGCGTACGCTGCGCTACGTGTTCGACGCGCAGGCCGAGCATACCGGCATCCCCTCGCTGCTGCGCGCGCTGTCGGACCGGGGGATCGCCTTCACCGATCTGGAGACGTCGCGATCGAGCCTGGAGGATATCTTCGTCGATCTGGTGGGGGAGAAGGCGTGAACCTCAACAGCGTCTGGGCGATCTACCGCTTCGAGATGGCGCGGTTCGGGCGGACCGTGTGGACCAGCCTGCTGGTGCCGGTCATCACCACCTCGCTCTATTTCATCGTGTTCGGCTCGGCGATCGGGTCGCAGATGCGCGAAGTATCGGGCGTGCCCTATGGCGCGTTCATCGTGCCGGGGCTGATGCTGCTGGCGATCTTCTCCGAAAGCATCATGAACGGCAGCTTCGGCATCTACATGCCGCGCTTCACCGGCACGATCTACGAGTTGCTGTCAGCGCCGGTGTCACCGCTGGAGATCGTGCTGGGCTATGTCGGCGCGGCGGCGAGCAAATCGATGCTGATCGCGCTCATCATCTTCGCGACGGCGCATCTGTTCGTGGACCTCCACGTGCTGCATCCACTGGCGATGATCGGCTATCTCGCGCTGATCTCGGTCACTTTCTGCATGTTCGGCTTCGTCATCGGCATCTTCGCCAAGGGGTTCGAGCAGTTGCAGGTGATTCCGCTGCTGATCGTGACGCCGCTCACCTTCCTCGGCGGGGCGTTCTATTCGGTGCTGATCCTGCCCGAGCCGTGGCGGACGGTGACCTTGTTCAACCCGGTGGTCTATCTCATCAACGGCTTCCGCTGGACCTTCTTCGGCGCTAGCGACGTGGCGGTGACGGTGAGCCTC from Sphingomonas sp. CL5.1 harbors:
- a CDS encoding ribonuclease E/G, whose translation is MLIDARHREETRVAVVKGNRIEEFDFESAERKQLKGNIYLAKVTRVEPSLQAAFVDYGGNRHGFLAFSEIHPDYYQIPKEDRDALLREEAEHAAEEAALRAEQEAAEEADEPADDDIERFEDDGGMDPDVAEELEGENEGARPRRSSVNDDQVEALRQRRMNLRRRYKIQDVIRRRQVLLVQVVKEERGNKGAALTTYLSLAGRYCVLMPNTSHGGGISRKISNAGDRKRLKTIMAELKLPPSMGCIVRTAGLQRTKTEIKRDFDYLARLWDGIREQTLASSAPALIYGDSDLIKRAIRDIYNKDIDEVIVEGDEGYRQAKDFMKLLMPSHAKRVKHYSDPIPLFQRSHVEDQLAAMYHPVVQLKSGGYLVINPTEALVSIDINSGRSTREHNIEQTATATNLEAAHEIARQLRLRDMAGLVVIDFIDMDNNSNVRKVEKAMKEALKNDRARIQVGRISSFGLMEMSRQRLRTGVLEASTRACPHCEGTGLVRTASSAGLSALRLIEDEAARGRGSILTLRASQEAAFYVLNRKRADIAEIEDRYGVRVEILPDGEQEGARMSVEAAGPPPAYAPKFDAPVEEIEDDIPEDIEDEIDEEEEEAEEHRDDRPRDDGEREGNGRRRRRRRGRRGRGRPEGEGVEGAAHDEDEGEAEAAEQPEAVEAADEGEGGRRRSRRGRRGRGRSREETGVTAEEATQEAPVAEAPAAPEPIEAEAEAEVAPKTRRRPRARAAKAETPAIEAPAPVEAAEEAAPKPKRGRRKKAEVEAEAAAAPAEPAPVAEAAEAPAKPKRTRRKKVEAIAETAATGEASDANTDAEDEAPEAANDAPGGPRRGWWQRTFGA
- a CDS encoding M48 family metalloprotease; this encodes MKRTLAAFATAILIWTQPAHAQSLLRDAETESLFHDMSAPLVKAAGLNPRDVQFALVNDDSINAFVIGGQTVYIHSGLIQAADNANQVQGVIAHELGHIADGHIVNAGAGTRPAMAIYLLSMVLGIAAAAAGAGEAGMGVMAAGQQAALGKFLAFTRTQESTADASAVKYLNAAGITGKGMLSFFKTLQQQEYRYGLNNIDPFMQTHPLSGERIQTMTADITASPAYNKPPDPALQERFLRVKAKLIGYVNPPQRTLAAYPESDKSIYAHYARAYAYHKAGYPDKADAEAEALVKAAPHDPYFLEVKGQILLEAGKPADALAPLREATDLSRNNPLIATTFGHALIATEDKANLPEAIKVLRGAVARDDENPFAWYQLGTAYEQSGDEARAALATAETASMNGDMRTAAYSARVAMAGVPKNTPDWIRAQDIAMTAQNEMNDNPKKYKRK
- a CDS encoding DsbA family protein; the encoded protein is MNRTLVVALVVIGAAFGAVGTWLAERVAPGELSGADRARIEHTVRDYILANPDIIPEAMQRLNDRENARVIATMRSAIETPYGNAYMGNPNGDVTLVEYYDYNCGYCRASLPTLDKLVQADPKLRIVFREMPVLAESSLAAARAALTAASQGKFKPFHDALYAAGPVSEQTIAAAARATGVDLSKTPSDADDEIRNNLATTAKLGMRGTPSWVVGDRVLSGALPLDKLQEAIAAARAARS
- a CDS encoding ABC transporter ATP-binding protein, whose amino-acid sequence is MSEDAILRVEGVAKTYAGGVTALEPVDLAIRRGEIFALLGPNGAGKTTLISIVCGIVTPSAGTITVAGHDAIRDYKAARRAIGLVPQELSTDSFESVLATVTFSRRLFGLGPNPGYIEQILRDLSLWDKRKARIMELSGGMKRRVLIAKALAHEPQILFLDEPTAGVDVALRRDMWKLVHRLRENGATIILTTHYIEEAEEMADRVGVINRGRLLLVEEKDALMKKLGRRELALALAEPLGALPAGLEQWHLALEDEGRTLRYVFDAQAEHTGIPSLLRALSDRGIAFTDLETSRSSLEDIFVDLVGEKA
- a CDS encoding ABC transporter permease is translated as MNLNSVWAIYRFEMARFGRTVWTSLLVPVITTSLYFIVFGSAIGSQMREVSGVPYGAFIVPGLMLLAIFSESIMNGSFGIYMPRFTGTIYELLSAPVSPLEIVLGYVGAAASKSMLIALIIFATAHLFVDLHVLHPLAMIGYLALISVTFCMFGFVIGIFAKGFEQLQVIPLLIVTPLTFLGGAFYSVLILPEPWRTVTLFNPVVYLINGFRWTFFGASDVAVTVSLAVTLTLLAACLATIGVVFRTGWRLKN